One Cupriavidus necator genomic region harbors:
- a CDS encoding TrbC/VirB2 family protein: MTSPFSQRARATARKYAPSALLLVGMMAVATSAVAADDSFLGNLGNFICGIATFINTKYLFVIGLIVIVLGAYAYANAESSLSKFISGACVGVGLAAAAPSILKTLNIVAACTGF, translated from the coding sequence ATGACCTCCCCGTTCTCACAGCGCGCCCGCGCAACAGCTCGCAAGTACGCCCCGTCCGCCTTGCTGCTCGTCGGCATGATGGCAGTCGCCACCTCCGCCGTCGCCGCGGACGATTCGTTCCTCGGCAATCTTGGCAACTTCATCTGCGGCATCGCCACCTTCATCAACACGAAGTATCTGTTCGTCATCGGCCTGATCGTCATTGTGCTGGGCGCCTATGCCTATGCCAATGCCGAATCGAGCCTGTCCAAGTTCATCTCGGGGGCTTGCGTTGGCGTCGGCCTGGCCGCAGCGGCGCCGTCGATCCTGAAGACGCTGAACATCGTCGCCGCCTGCACCGGCTTCTAA
- a CDS encoding VirB8/TrbF family protein has product MRFLRRSTDKAKPLTVAPGMYGEERPEQVIFDRTTRITVDRNHWKLATVGAACVALAAILTREPPPSVVKVVGVSADATGKPITRELDAFHPDERQVKVALKDLVQRWFTIEPILTPQIESSRMAGNLRSVREQMLGSAKEQFKAWVDEDEPFRQVMSAPTLTREPKFTNIASLPDSTVVVEFVTTTTEDGYKPRKQRYAITFRYQVKPADKEAMLGTNPFGVFPIFFSIQKSAA; this is encoded by the coding sequence ATGCGATTCCTACGCAGATCCACCGACAAAGCCAAGCCCCTGACCGTTGCGCCAGGTATGTATGGCGAAGAGCGTCCAGAGCAAGTCATTTTCGATCGGACCACGCGCATCACCGTGGACCGCAATCACTGGAAGCTCGCAACGGTCGGCGCCGCGTGCGTCGCACTCGCGGCGATTCTGACCCGCGAGCCGCCGCCGTCGGTGGTGAAGGTCGTTGGCGTTTCGGCGGATGCGACCGGGAAGCCGATCACTCGTGAACTGGACGCATTCCATCCGGATGAACGACAGGTGAAGGTTGCGCTCAAGGACCTCGTGCAGCGGTGGTTCACGATCGAGCCCATTCTGACGCCTCAGATCGAGTCGTCGCGCATGGCGGGGAATCTGCGGTCGGTGCGAGAGCAGATGCTGGGATCGGCCAAGGAGCAGTTCAAGGCATGGGTGGATGAAGACGAGCCGTTCCGGCAGGTGATGTCGGCGCCGACGCTCACCCGGGAACCGAAGTTCACCAATATTGCCAGCCTGCCCGATAGCACCGTGGTTGTGGAATTCGTGACCACGACCACCGAGGATGGGTACAAGCCGCGCAAGCAGCGGTACGCGATCACGTTCCGCTATCAGGTCAAGCCGGCGGACAAGGAAGCCATGCTCGGGACGAACCCCTTTGGTGTCTTCCCCATCTTCTTCTCCATCCAGAAATCTGCGGCCTGA
- a CDS encoding TrbG/VirB9 family P-type conjugative transfer protein: protein MEARTPSRLLPLAIALGLALLLSIPDGNAAEKNGRRLGAGVAGLGIGDLSDAMNPGNPFNGGVDPIALPGDSRLVVFTYSRDQIFRVLSAPLKVTTIEFPDDEQIVGDPAWGENVRWDYDTDGANHLYVKPQAAGLVNTLSVNTNKRSYEFTLVSSPLGGIFYQKVRFRIPTSISAKVKARNDARDEQGEDARSAGAEARNPDAVGVSPDQLNFEYSISGTASFKPETAFDDGKALWLRLPAAALQSWPVALVKDGSDFVVVNQIRRGGYLVVQRLADTIVLRSGDDEIKIERGRRRVLGLF from the coding sequence ATGGAAGCGCGCACCCCCTCCCGACTTCTCCCGCTGGCCATCGCCCTTGGCCTGGCACTGTTGCTCTCCATCCCCGATGGCAACGCGGCGGAAAAGAATGGGCGACGCCTCGGCGCAGGCGTCGCCGGCCTTGGCATCGGCGATCTGAGCGATGCCATGAACCCGGGCAACCCGTTCAACGGCGGTGTCGATCCGATCGCGTTGCCGGGTGATTCACGCCTCGTCGTATTCACGTACAGCCGCGACCAGATCTTCCGCGTGCTGAGCGCGCCTCTGAAAGTCACAACGATCGAGTTCCCGGACGATGAGCAGATCGTTGGCGACCCGGCATGGGGCGAGAACGTGCGCTGGGATTACGACACGGATGGCGCCAACCATCTCTATGTGAAGCCGCAGGCGGCGGGTCTCGTCAATACCTTGTCGGTGAACACGAATAAGCGTAGCTACGAGTTCACGCTGGTGTCCTCGCCGCTGGGCGGCATCTTTTACCAGAAAGTGCGCTTCCGCATTCCGACCTCCATCTCGGCCAAGGTCAAGGCGCGCAACGATGCGCGCGACGAGCAAGGGGAGGATGCCAGGTCAGCCGGGGCCGAAGCGCGCAACCCTGACGCCGTCGGGGTGTCGCCGGACCAGCTGAACTTCGAGTATTCCATTTCCGGCACCGCCAGCTTCAAGCCGGAGACCGCGTTCGACGATGGCAAGGCGCTCTGGCTACGACTGCCTGCCGCCGCGTTGCAGAGCTGGCCGGTCGCGCTGGTGAAGGACGGCAGCGACTTTGTCGTGGTCAACCAGATCCGCCGCGGCGGCTATCTGGTGGTGCAGCGCCTCGCCGATACCATCGTCCTGCGCTCCGGTGACGATGAGATCAAGATCGAGCGGGGCCGTCGTCGCGTTCTGGGATTGTTCTGA
- a CDS encoding transglycosylase SLT domain-containing protein — translation MTKRFAAFVVCAVASLAAQAATMDAVISPNAIVVKVDGQARVHTLEGKPVLYCGLEPFLGWSARLLGAQIDPGAEAGPVVTLAGKTVPIAALFVREGWLRPPVLNDAAQEALAERRGGWACAPKTEPFAQMGSRVDPRITAGIAMNESSYRGRPWPWTLNVAGRGMFFSTREEAYAAINRLLANQRCDFDVGLMQVNWCYHGKRFASPWEALAPATNIRVAEDILTENLQRSGSAMKAVAWYHSANPERGGPYFSRFMKHVAQFR, via the coding sequence GTGACTAAACGGTTCGCAGCATTCGTTGTCTGCGCCGTCGCATCGCTTGCCGCGCAAGCTGCAACGATGGACGCGGTCATTAGCCCGAACGCCATTGTGGTGAAGGTGGACGGCCAGGCGCGGGTGCACACCCTCGAAGGCAAACCGGTCCTGTATTGCGGACTCGAACCATTCCTCGGGTGGTCGGCGCGTCTGCTCGGTGCGCAGATCGATCCCGGTGCGGAGGCAGGCCCAGTCGTCACGCTTGCCGGCAAGACCGTACCGATCGCCGCGTTGTTTGTGCGTGAGGGTTGGTTGCGCCCACCCGTGCTGAATGATGCCGCACAGGAAGCGCTGGCCGAGCGACGCGGCGGTTGGGCGTGTGCACCCAAGACGGAGCCGTTCGCGCAGATGGGAAGCCGGGTGGACCCCAGGATCACGGCGGGCATTGCCATGAACGAGTCGTCCTACCGCGGCCGCCCCTGGCCGTGGACGCTCAATGTGGCCGGTCGCGGCATGTTCTTCTCGACGCGCGAGGAAGCGTATGCGGCCATTAACCGGCTGCTCGCCAATCAGCGCTGCGATTTCGATGTCGGGCTGATGCAGGTGAACTGGTGCTACCACGGCAAACGGTTCGCTTCGCCATGGGAGGCGCTTGCGCCGGCCACGAACATTCGCGTGGCGGAAGACATTCTGACCGAGAACCTGCAACGCAGCGGCTCCGCCATGAAGGCGGTGGCGTGGTACCACAGCGCGAACCCGGAGCGCGGTGGGCCGTACTTCTCCCGATTCATGAAACACGTCGCGCAATTCCGATGA
- a CDS encoding TrbG/VirB9 family P-type conjugative transfer protein: MIRPLILSALALVATHAMAADTDPLDFDYQVVARAADRPAMVFNDGLSTYIQPRHGQAVQADGAIQSGPYWVIDGVPDVVRYSVSGQPVVARWKRANGFTSEPVSPVGEMARSPAAISGRLALIGSYASQPLVRAGRSNLPLAQLVKSIAPAGWSGTAQKDIPLTEEVTLETRDGENWLQALARVLEQRNLYAEVDFSRRNIALRAGPPKSFAVVEGGVAAATPDGKLQAAAPTADTLPAGHVDAVTPVAGTPLPDGPTLASAFGALAIRDTKQGRIEIRFEQEPKDLVLRDASDSKIWTRWDEAQRVLSFATVDRFTATADGKSVDVTRTPEIDYEFPNQNGAGLEMVFEKDGATYLSFAKSLVSVSVFGDEHQRNGELKDRYYRFNGIAARLTVIADGSVVYVDRVPQVRFKEQPGKVAL; this comes from the coding sequence ATGATCAGGCCGCTAATCCTCTCCGCACTTGCACTGGTGGCGACGCACGCCATGGCGGCCGACACCGACCCGCTGGACTTCGACTATCAGGTCGTCGCGCGCGCCGCCGATCGCCCTGCCATGGTGTTTAACGATGGGCTGTCGACCTACATCCAGCCGCGACATGGCCAGGCCGTGCAGGCCGATGGCGCCATCCAGAGTGGCCCATACTGGGTGATCGACGGCGTCCCGGACGTCGTCCGCTATTCGGTCAGCGGCCAGCCGGTGGTCGCACGCTGGAAGCGTGCGAACGGCTTTACCTCGGAGCCAGTAAGTCCGGTGGGCGAGATGGCCCGTAGCCCCGCCGCAATCTCTGGGCGCCTCGCACTGATCGGCAGCTATGCCAGCCAGCCCCTGGTGCGCGCTGGCCGTTCGAACCTGCCGCTCGCGCAGCTGGTGAAGTCGATTGCGCCGGCAGGCTGGAGCGGCACCGCGCAGAAGGATATCCCCTTGACCGAAGAGGTGACCCTCGAAACGCGCGACGGCGAGAACTGGCTGCAGGCACTCGCCCGCGTGCTCGAGCAGCGCAATCTCTATGCGGAAGTGGACTTCAGCCGCCGCAATATCGCGCTGCGCGCCGGGCCGCCGAAGAGCTTCGCCGTGGTCGAGGGCGGCGTCGCGGCCGCAACCCCTGACGGGAAGCTTCAAGCCGCTGCGCCGACAGCTGACACGCTGCCTGCTGGCCATGTAGATGCGGTAACGCCGGTAGCCGGGACACCGCTGCCTGACGGCCCGACACTGGCATCGGCCTTCGGTGCCTTGGCGATTCGCGACACGAAGCAGGGCCGCATTGAAATCCGATTCGAGCAGGAGCCCAAGGATCTAGTCTTGCGGGACGCATCCGACAGCAAGATCTGGACGCGGTGGGACGAGGCCCAGCGCGTACTGTCCTTCGCCACGGTCGATCGCTTCACGGCGACGGCGGATGGCAAGTCTGTCGACGTGACGCGCACCCCGGAGATCGACTATGAGTTCCCGAACCAGAACGGCGCCGGTCTGGAAATGGTCTTCGAAAAGGACGGTGCGACCTATCTCAGCTTTGCCAAGTCGTTGGTGAGCGTGTCGGTGTTCGGCGATGAACACCAGCGCAACGGCGAACTCAAGGACCGCTACTACAGGTTCAACGGCATCGCCGCACGCCTGACCGTGATCGCGGATGGGAGTGTGGTCTACGTTGACCGTGTGCCGCAGGTCCGGTTCAAAGAGCAGCCTGGAAAGGTGGCGCTGTGA
- a CDS encoding conjugal transfer protein — MRKHHVSIGLSMPRLIAGAVRGLAIANGTIVALLIYVTYRSGWEIPVSIFVIGLCTHALLAWLTSRDPWWNQILNVYNMYGDLYESVPWHGKSDAVFRRPYGFDSDLPC, encoded by the coding sequence ATGAGAAAGCACCATGTGAGCATCGGCCTGTCGATGCCTCGCCTGATCGCAGGCGCGGTACGTGGCCTCGCCATCGCCAACGGCACCATCGTCGCGCTGCTGATCTATGTGACCTACCGCAGCGGCTGGGAGATCCCGGTGTCGATCTTCGTCATCGGCCTTTGCACCCATGCGTTGCTGGCGTGGCTGACGAGCCGAGATCCGTGGTGGAACCAGATCCTCAACGTCTACAACATGTACGGCGACCTGTACGAGTCGGTGCCCTGGCACGGCAAGTCCGACGCGGTGTTCCGCCGCCCGTACGGCTTTGACAGTGACTTGCCATGCTGA
- a CDS encoding TrbI/VirB10 family protein, with protein MRASKMDPNAASVSDVQVRTVKGKLPRNVMFALGGITAVLVGVLGYYFQTITDEQLEAKAEQARADQIKQRAGNADTGQSLEAAIRAQADKAREEADKQRKEAIVPDTKKPVLTAADLNGGGKAAPTVDAKKNEEDDLFTAPVFKSGARKSQLNQGRVPAGIADVSDPAQMRAIQQAVAARQGAANAAALAQDNATPQQVSGDRQFLRDAGSMSTLRTGFDGKLPKCTVSRGFVIPATFAGGLNSDKPGEFRATVSQDIYDTVQGTCKVIPAGSTLVGMYSADIAVGQERLLTAFVRMQLPNGKTVPLLGMQGADPDGTAGNSGDVNNHFLRIFSGALVIGALSLRFNDNPTTTTVGPAGLVAYGNAAGQIATQTAQTILNRNQNIRPTITTDPGQRMMVQVKHDIVLEAYRD; from the coding sequence ATGCGCGCCTCGAAAATGGATCCGAATGCAGCTTCCGTGAGCGATGTGCAAGTACGAACCGTGAAAGGGAAGCTGCCCCGCAACGTGATGTTCGCTCTCGGCGGCATCACGGCGGTGCTGGTGGGCGTCCTGGGCTACTACTTCCAGACCATCACGGACGAGCAGCTTGAAGCGAAGGCCGAACAGGCGCGTGCCGATCAGATCAAGCAGCGCGCGGGCAATGCTGACACTGGGCAAAGCCTTGAGGCGGCGATTCGCGCTCAGGCGGACAAGGCCCGCGAGGAAGCCGACAAGCAGCGCAAGGAAGCCATTGTGCCGGACACCAAGAAGCCGGTATTAACTGCTGCCGATCTGAACGGCGGTGGAAAAGCTGCGCCCACGGTAGATGCCAAGAAGAACGAGGAGGATGATCTATTCACGGCGCCGGTGTTCAAGTCCGGCGCGCGCAAGTCTCAACTGAATCAAGGGCGTGTGCCTGCCGGGATTGCGGATGTCTCGGACCCTGCGCAAATGCGTGCGATCCAGCAAGCGGTGGCCGCTCGCCAGGGCGCGGCGAATGCGGCCGCGCTTGCACAGGACAACGCGACGCCACAGCAAGTCTCCGGTGACCGGCAGTTCCTGCGCGACGCCGGCAGCATGAGCACCTTGCGAACCGGCTTCGATGGCAAGTTGCCAAAATGCACGGTCAGCCGAGGCTTCGTCATCCCCGCAACGTTCGCCGGTGGCCTGAACTCGGACAAGCCCGGCGAGTTCCGCGCCACCGTATCCCAGGACATCTACGACACCGTGCAGGGTACCTGCAAGGTGATCCCTGCCGGCAGCACGCTGGTCGGTATGTATAGCGCGGACATTGCTGTCGGGCAGGAGCGCCTTCTCACGGCGTTCGTGCGCATGCAACTGCCCAACGGCAAAACCGTGCCGCTCCTGGGGATGCAGGGTGCCGATCCAGATGGGACCGCCGGTAATAGCGGCGACGTCAATAACCACTTCTTGAGGATCTTCAGCGGTGCGCTGGTGATCGGTGCGCTGTCGCTTCGTTTCAACGATAACCCGACGACGACCACCGTCGGGCCGGCCGGTCTGGTCGCTTATGGAAACGCCGCGGGTCAAATTGCCACGCAGACGGCACAGACCATCCTGAACCGCAACCAGAATATCCGGCCGACCATCACGACCGATCCCGGGCAAAGGATGATGGTCCAGGTCAAGCATGACATCGTGCTGGAGGCCTATCGTGACTAA
- a CDS encoding CpaF family protein, giving the protein MESASTNHPLLQLTQLADSAVSMFFESLAPLHDVIHADDVAEVMINRHNSIWVERRGIMTRLEIEIDPFKIEGAIRSLASSVEKSAVRGTAQGIINAGQKGLRIAAVMQPTSIDGHALSIRRHREKNMRLSDYVKAGAFSSRHARTETETPIFCGPVEDDALAQALGELVRLRKNILVAGGTSSGKTTLLNAMVGEIPPEERVITIEDTTELKPSVPNVVRLLSNADKGVTTQHLVALSLRFRPDRILVGEVRGGEAYDMLQAFNTGHDGGMGSLHAPSPRMALSRLESMALLGIPPGSGWKVEDMRRLIADCIHYVVHMKRSGDMRVLSEIIEIKGFRNNDYEYQRVF; this is encoded by the coding sequence ATGGAATCAGCGTCCACCAACCACCCTCTTCTGCAGCTCACGCAGCTTGCCGACAGCGCCGTGTCGATGTTCTTCGAATCGCTGGCGCCGTTGCACGATGTCATTCATGCGGATGACGTGGCGGAGGTCATGATCAATCGCCACAACAGCATCTGGGTCGAGCGACGCGGCATCATGACCCGACTCGAGATCGAGATCGATCCGTTCAAGATCGAGGGGGCGATCCGTTCCTTGGCGTCGTCGGTAGAAAAGTCCGCGGTGCGCGGCACGGCCCAGGGCATCATCAACGCCGGTCAAAAGGGCCTGCGCATCGCCGCCGTGATGCAGCCAACGTCGATCGACGGCCACGCTCTGAGCATCCGGCGGCATCGCGAGAAGAACATGCGCCTGTCGGACTATGTGAAGGCCGGCGCGTTCTCATCCCGGCATGCGCGCACGGAAACCGAGACGCCCATCTTCTGCGGCCCTGTCGAGGACGACGCACTCGCCCAGGCGCTCGGCGAGCTAGTCCGCCTGCGCAAGAACATCCTGGTGGCAGGCGGTACGTCTTCAGGCAAGACCACGCTACTCAATGCCATGGTCGGCGAGATTCCACCGGAGGAGCGGGTCATCACCATCGAGGACACGACGGAGCTCAAGCCCAGCGTGCCGAACGTCGTGCGGCTCCTTTCCAACGCCGACAAGGGCGTGACCACGCAGCATCTCGTCGCGCTCTCTCTGCGCTTCCGGCCAGACCGGATTCTCGTGGGCGAAGTCCGGGGCGGCGAAGCGTACGACATGCTCCAGGCCTTTAACACCGGCCACGACGGCGGCATGGGATCGCTGCATGCGCCCAGTCCCCGCATGGCCTTGTCCCGTCTCGAAAGCATGGCGCTGCTCGGCATCCCGCCCGGTTCCGGCTGGAAAGTCGAAGACATGCGTCGCCTCATTGCCGACTGCATTCACTACGTTGTGCACATGAAGCGTTCGGGAGACATGCGCGTGCTCTCCGAGATCATTGAGATCAAGGGCTTTCGCAATAACGACTACGAATACCAACGCGTTTTCTAA
- a CDS encoding VirB4 family type IV secretion system protein — protein MLKLKRRPLAEIVPWLTSLTPELILNKDGSLLATYEFRGVDADSADASDITSARDQLDQACRSFDNRITAWWRLSHRRTTGFIDGEFSNAADARLNALNRTHMTTGRYFRNTHALSIAYTPESGIAKFFEKIGYHMTVGGRSVYGAIVEAAKDTVLSRSAFAFDMEKMRADTRRFEAMLDAFAGGIPRIKPTRLTMQDSYAALHQVANPSVPPRRIRYPVTLLDTHLTESEVTVGAERLLFESAHGKRYAAVVAVKEWMSFQEAALDSLLQVDAELDICIMYRFLDTARATAYIEKVRRFYKMAAVNLRSMMKQYVSKEESENDEGREELAKEAGHALKRLTAEGVQHGFANISVIIYADSESECEDAVSEVVGALTNAGFGAIREKANLMPAWNSTLPGRWDKQRRLQFVETPAVSDIAPVRSVLEGPTFNAWLSEKTGAEVPPLTCLPTRHRTIQRVDMHQRGGNGHLFVIGPIGAGKSVFLNFLVSQGDRHKARRIRFDKDRSTRIPTLLSGGTFIDVTGKFQTGTPVNPLSLLADPANFTYVTEWLTLALEDDDFTLSPQQVQDLFEAVKLVAGYPRERWTLSSLSTMLHADLRARLQIWLKGGQYGHFFDHAEDAFAVSDNLCIEMGELFQKYERAAVLFTDYAFHRISQSMDGIRYTIIEVEECGFFFQNERFYRRYEDWITTIRKLNGAIWSATQSLRQIARVANFEILKENIANWVYLPNGQAKTSPELYKDKFGLTDDQVQLISEAVPNRDYLLITNTQTRMLQTAFSDEMVAMLRSDGVAQSICDKHHASGGPDWQDRYVREMLARAA, from the coding sequence ATGCTGAAACTCAAACGCCGGCCGCTGGCAGAGATCGTGCCGTGGCTCACTTCCCTCACCCCGGAGCTGATCCTGAACAAGGACGGCTCCCTTCTTGCGACCTACGAGTTTCGCGGCGTCGATGCGGACAGCGCCGACGCCAGTGACATCACATCGGCCCGAGACCAGCTCGACCAGGCTTGCCGATCCTTCGACAACCGGATCACAGCCTGGTGGCGCCTGTCCCATCGCCGAACCACCGGCTTCATTGACGGCGAATTCAGTAACGCTGCGGACGCGCGCCTCAACGCGCTCAACCGCACGCACATGACTACGGGCCGATACTTCCGCAACACGCACGCGCTCAGCATCGCCTATACACCCGAATCGGGCATCGCCAAGTTCTTTGAAAAGATCGGTTACCACATGACGGTGGGCGGACGATCGGTCTACGGCGCCATTGTTGAAGCCGCCAAGGATACTGTGCTCTCTCGCAGTGCGTTCGCCTTCGATATGGAAAAAATGCGCGCCGATACCCGCCGTTTCGAGGCCATGCTTGACGCGTTTGCCGGCGGCATCCCGCGCATTAAGCCGACCCGGCTCACGATGCAGGACAGCTATGCGGCGCTCCACCAGGTTGCCAACCCCAGCGTGCCGCCGCGTCGCATCCGCTATCCGGTCACCTTGCTCGACACGCACCTGACTGAATCCGAGGTCACAGTGGGCGCCGAGCGACTGTTGTTCGAATCTGCCCACGGCAAGCGCTATGCGGCAGTGGTCGCGGTGAAGGAATGGATGAGCTTTCAGGAAGCGGCACTAGACAGTCTCCTGCAGGTCGATGCCGAACTGGACATCTGCATCATGTACCGCTTCCTCGACACTGCACGCGCGACCGCCTACATCGAGAAGGTTCGCCGCTTCTACAAGATGGCCGCGGTGAACCTGCGCTCCATGATGAAGCAGTACGTCTCGAAGGAGGAAAGCGAGAACGACGAAGGCCGTGAAGAGCTCGCCAAGGAAGCGGGTCACGCCCTCAAACGGCTCACCGCCGAGGGCGTGCAGCACGGCTTTGCCAACATTTCGGTGATTATCTACGCGGATTCGGAAAGTGAATGCGAGGACGCCGTCAGCGAGGTGGTCGGCGCATTGACCAACGCCGGCTTCGGGGCGATCCGCGAGAAGGCCAATCTGATGCCTGCCTGGAACAGCACCCTGCCCGGTCGCTGGGACAAGCAACGGCGACTGCAGTTCGTCGAAACGCCTGCCGTGTCCGATATCGCACCCGTCCGCTCCGTTCTGGAAGGCCCAACCTTCAACGCATGGCTGAGCGAGAAGACCGGCGCCGAGGTTCCCCCGCTCACCTGCCTGCCGACCCGCCACCGGACTATCCAGCGCGTCGACATGCATCAGCGGGGCGGCAATGGTCATTTGTTCGTGATCGGCCCGATTGGTGCCGGCAAATCCGTATTCCTCAACTTTCTGGTGTCGCAGGGCGACAGGCACAAGGCGCGTCGGATTCGCTTCGACAAGGATAGATCTACCCGCATTCCCACGCTGCTCAGTGGCGGCACGTTCATCGACGTGACGGGCAAGTTCCAGACCGGCACGCCGGTCAATCCCTTGTCGCTGCTGGCCGATCCCGCGAACTTCACCTACGTCACGGAATGGCTGACGCTCGCCCTCGAAGACGATGACTTCACGCTGTCGCCGCAGCAAGTCCAGGACCTCTTCGAGGCCGTGAAGCTGGTCGCTGGATACCCCCGCGAACGCTGGACCCTCAGTTCGCTCTCGACGATGCTGCATGCTGATCTTCGCGCGCGGCTTCAGATCTGGCTCAAGGGTGGTCAATACGGTCACTTCTTCGATCACGCCGAAGACGCATTCGCCGTCAGTGACAACCTTTGCATCGAGATGGGTGAGCTGTTCCAGAAGTATGAACGCGCAGCGGTCCTGTTCACCGACTATGCCTTCCATCGCATCAGCCAGTCGATGGACGGTATCCGCTACACGATCATCGAGGTGGAGGAATGCGGCTTCTTCTTCCAGAACGAACGCTTCTATCGGCGCTACGAGGATTGGATTACCACCATTCGGAAGCTCAACGGCGCCATCTGGTCCGCGACGCAGTCTCTTCGCCAGATTGCACGCGTCGCGAACTTCGAAATCCTCAAGGAAAACATCGCCAACTGGGTCTACCTGCCTAACGGCCAGGCCAAGACCAGTCCGGAGCTCTACAAGGACAAGTTTGGCCTGACCGATGATCAGGT